One genomic region from Evansella sp. LMS18 encodes:
- the yhbH gene encoding sporulation protein YhbH, whose protein sequence is MKGIAGKNFVVSQENWSLHRKGYQDQQRHQEKVQEAINKNLPDLVSEENIIMSNGRDVIKIPIRSLDEYKIRYNYEKNKHVGQGSGDSEIGDVVARDGTPEKGAGKGEGAGNQPGEDYYEAEVSLAELENLLFQELELPNLKEKEEDNIVIENIEFNDIRKKGLMGNIDKRRTILEAIKRNALSGKPGVAPIYNDDLRFKTWEEKTKPESKAVVLAMMDTSGSMGRWEKFMARSYFFWMTRFLRTKYETVEIEFIAHHTEAKVVSEEDFFMKGESGGTICSSAYRKALELIDSKYPPSRYNVYPFHFSDGDNLTSDNQRCLALVRELMDLSSMFGYGEVNQYNRPSTLMSAYKNIKDERFRHYILREKADVYRSLKWFFRKEEETIIH, encoded by the coding sequence ATGAAAGGCATTGCAGGTAAGAATTTCGTTGTCTCTCAGGAGAACTGGTCCCTCCACCGAAAAGGATACCAAGATCAGCAGCGTCACCAGGAAAAGGTTCAGGAAGCTATTAACAAGAACCTCCCAGACCTTGTTAGTGAAGAAAACATTATTATGTCCAATGGTCGTGACGTTATAAAAATTCCAATTCGCTCTCTCGATGAATACAAAATACGTTATAACTATGAGAAAAACAAACATGTTGGCCAGGGGTCTGGGGATAGTGAGATAGGTGATGTAGTTGCGCGGGATGGAACTCCTGAAAAAGGGGCCGGTAAAGGGGAAGGAGCAGGCAATCAGCCTGGCGAGGATTATTATGAAGCTGAGGTGTCACTGGCAGAACTGGAAAACCTCCTGTTTCAGGAGCTGGAACTGCCGAATCTTAAGGAAAAAGAAGAAGATAATATTGTAATTGAAAACATTGAATTTAATGATATTCGTAAAAAAGGCCTGATGGGGAATATCGATAAACGGCGGACGATTTTAGAAGCGATTAAGCGAAATGCGCTGAGTGGAAAACCAGGAGTGGCACCGATTTACAACGATGATCTCAGATTTAAGACATGGGAAGAAAAAACCAAGCCTGAATCTAAGGCTGTTGTACTCGCTATGATGGATACTTCTGGCTCTATGGGCCGGTGGGAAAAATTTATGGCGAGAAGTTATTTCTTCTGGATGACACGTTTCCTGAGGACAAAATATGAAACAGTGGAAATTGAATTTATCGCACATCATACGGAGGCAAAAGTTGTTTCAGAGGAAGACTTCTTTATGAAGGGAGAGAGTGGAGGTACAATCTGCTCTTCCGCATACAGAAAGGCCCTCGAACTCATTGACAGTAAATATCCGCCATCCAGATATAATGTATATCCATTTCATTTTTCTGATGGGGATAATTTAACTTCGGATAATCAAAGATGTCTTGCACTGGTGAGAGAGCTTATGGATTTATCCAGCATGTTCGGTTACGGGGAAGTAAATCAGTATAACCGTCCTTCCACATTAATGAGTGCGTACAAAAACATTAAAGATGAGCGCTTCAGGCACTATATCCTTCGGGAAAAAGCAGATGTATACCGTTCGCTAAAGTGGTTTTTCCGAAAAGAAGAAGAAACTATCATTCATTAA
- a CDS encoding transglycosylase domain-containing protein — MRAVTGNLVILAFIVIFSILVFGAAKEFSEARPLGDVLEENIDLKSVQLEQNSYIVDKNGDIVSEIYGPVNRINLTYEQIPENVKGAFLSAEDQSFYEHKGFDLAGIARAFIVNYQSESTSQGGSTITQQLVRNVYLSGEKTYERKLTELLYAYQLEKKLSKEQVIELYVNAVYFHNGIYGIEAASRYYFSKPAEELSLAQAAFLSSVPNSPERYNPLKYSERTHERKEWILQKMLETDRITREEFDNALEEEIVLSLQEKTDRYPDYVTYIHHELEQLISEKEGFSAQLRNAASGEEKQKTEQKLKERTKTILNQGVIIETALNPDLQDQAAKIVKQNTGGSLQAAAVIIDHTENETAAITGGTDYKKFDFHRGFQSYRQPGSSLKPLLVFAPFIEETGLKSKDIIDASPFSKNGYNPKNAGGGVYGRVAMETAFMNSYNTAAVRMMDTISPETAFSYMRGFDFTYLDNNEPALPAALGGLGNGVSVLEMAQAYTAFANDGVYKAPRGIRKVTDLNGNTLYEWGTGNKEVWSPETAGEINKMMNKTITSGTGRQAAFSAQGLIGGKTGTTNNYYDLWFIGSSNTYTSGVWVGYDTPAPVPSGNRQSHLHIWKQIMMEAQKISQ, encoded by the coding sequence ATGCGTGCAGTGACTGGAAACCTGGTAATACTTGCTTTTATCGTTATTTTTTCAATTTTGGTATTCGGAGCAGCAAAAGAGTTTTCCGAAGCTCGCCCTCTTGGCGATGTACTGGAGGAAAACATAGATTTAAAGTCTGTTCAGCTTGAGCAGAACAGTTATATCGTGGATAAAAACGGTGACATAGTTTCGGAGATCTACGGACCTGTCAACAGGATCAACCTTACCTATGAGCAGATACCGGAAAATGTAAAAGGTGCATTCCTTTCTGCGGAAGACCAGTCATTCTATGAGCATAAAGGCTTTGACCTTGCCGGGATTGCCAGGGCCTTTATCGTCAATTACCAGAGCGAGAGTACCTCCCAGGGAGGAAGTACGATAACACAGCAGCTTGTCCGAAATGTGTATTTATCCGGAGAGAAAACTTATGAAAGAAAATTAACCGAGCTTTTATACGCCTACCAGCTAGAAAAGAAATTATCCAAGGAGCAGGTTATTGAATTGTATGTAAACGCCGTTTATTTTCATAACGGTATATATGGGATTGAGGCTGCAAGCAGATACTATTTCAGCAAACCTGCAGAAGAGCTTTCTTTAGCGCAAGCCGCTTTTCTCAGTTCTGTCCCTAACAGCCCTGAACGTTACAATCCTTTAAAATACAGTGAAAGAACCCATGAAAGAAAAGAATGGATCTTGCAAAAAATGCTTGAAACAGACCGGATAACCAGGGAAGAGTTCGATAATGCCCTGGAAGAAGAAATAGTCCTCAGTCTTCAGGAGAAGACAGATCGTTATCCGGATTATGTAACCTATATACACCATGAACTTGAACAGCTTATCAGTGAAAAGGAAGGCTTTTCAGCACAATTGAGAAATGCAGCGTCTGGTGAGGAAAAGCAAAAGACAGAGCAAAAGCTTAAAGAGCGAACAAAAACAATCTTAAATCAGGGAGTAATTATTGAAACAGCTCTCAATCCTGATTTGCAGGATCAGGCTGCGAAAATCGTGAAGCAAAATACGGGTGGCTCTCTTCAGGCGGCGGCAGTTATCATTGATCATACAGAAAATGAAACAGCAGCCATAACCGGAGGGACAGATTATAAGAAATTTGATTTTCACAGGGGATTTCAGTCATACAGACAGCCAGGATCTTCCCTAAAGCCCCTTCTTGTGTTTGCCCCGTTTATTGAGGAAACAGGACTGAAGTCGAAGGACATTATTGATGCCTCCCCGTTCAGTAAAAACGGGTACAATCCGAAAAATGCAGGGGGCGGTGTATATGGAAGAGTCGCGATGGAAACAGCCTTCATGAATTCATATAACACAGCGGCTGTAAGAATGATGGATACCATCAGCCCCGAGACAGCCTTTTCTTACATGAGAGGATTTGACTTCACTTATCTGGATAATAATGAACCTGCCCTTCCTGCGGCGCTTGGGGGGCTCGGGAATGGCGTCTCAGTACTGGAAATGGCCCAGGCTTATACCGCCTTTGCCAATGATGGAGTATACAAGGCTCCACGGGGTATCCGGAAAGTAACAGACCTTAATGGAAATACACTCTATGAATGGGGTACTGGAAATAAAGAAGTCTGGAGTCCGGAGACAGCCGGGGAGATCAATAAAATGATGAATAAAACAATCACCTCAGGGACTGGGCGGCAGGCAGCATTTTCTGCACAGGGGTTGATCGGAGGAAAAACCGGGACAACGAATAATTACTATGACCTCTGGTTTATCGGTTCCTCGAATACGTATACTTCAGGGGTCTGGGTTGGCTATGACACACCCGCTCCAGTCCCTTCCGGCAATCGTCAGTCACATCTCCACATATGGAAACAAATTATGATGGAAGCACAAAAAATCAGCCAATAA
- a CDS encoding N-acetylmuramoyl-L-alanine amidase, protein MKFETMPGLKDIRQQLRKHTHKNYAKQNLSRIQFITLHHSGTTSGDAFSFVDYHVRHHGWPGIGYHFVITKTGIVQWTNSLETVSYHTGGRNSGNIGICLTGAGEFTSSQFEAMNRLLVLLTGQFQIPVRNVLGHNEHPGQQTICPGMNMAAVRTGLYQQKSRSTATENSKNEQASTILKEFNGIFRRGMKGAKIRDLQNLLVLAGERLPKYGDDGIYGLETEAAVRSFQRKHGLSNDGIAGPKTLTMLARIIGQSTPF, encoded by the coding sequence ATGAAATTTGAAACGATGCCAGGATTAAAGGATATCAGACAGCAGTTAAGAAAACACACTCACAAAAATTACGCTAAACAGAACCTCAGCAGGATTCAATTCATTACACTCCATCACAGCGGTACAACTTCCGGCGATGCTTTCTCTTTTGTGGATTATCATGTCCGGCATCATGGCTGGCCGGGAATTGGCTATCATTTTGTCATTACAAAAACAGGTATTGTACAATGGACAAACAGCCTGGAGACAGTCAGTTATCATACTGGCGGAAGAAACAGTGGAAACATAGGAATATGCCTCACAGGAGCAGGCGAATTTACTTCGAGCCAGTTTGAAGCTATGAACAGACTCCTCGTTTTGTTAACCGGCCAATTCCAGATTCCAGTAAGAAATGTACTGGGCCACAATGAACATCCAGGGCAGCAGACCATCTGCCCCGGCATGAATATGGCTGCTGTGAGAACTGGCCTTTATCAGCAAAAGAGCAGATCGACTGCGACTGAAAACAGTAAAAATGAGCAAGCTTCCACGATTCTGAAAGAATTTAATGGTATTTTTCGAAGAGGGATGAAGGGGGCGAAAATAAGGGATCTCCAAAATTTACTCGTCCTTGCAGGAGAAAGGCTTCCTAAATATGGGGATGATGGTATTTACGGACTGGAAACAGAAGCCGCAGTGAGAAGCTTTCAGAGAAAACACGGACTGAGTAATGACGGGATTGCCGGTCCGAAAACACTTACTATGCTTGCACGAATCATCGGGCAAAGCACCCCTTTTTAG
- a CDS encoding antibiotic biosynthesis monooxygenase translates to MYVVINELHVPKEGREAVAGRFGESAEKMKNTPGCLDFMFLNPEDESNYQLVYTKWESKEAYEAWLNSDQFKAAHKKRRAESKEDTASGNQLYTYEAVHHL, encoded by the coding sequence ATGTACGTAGTAATTAATGAATTGCATGTGCCGAAAGAAGGCCGGGAAGCTGTAGCTGGCCGGTTTGGAGAAAGCGCGGAAAAGATGAAAAACACTCCAGGCTGCCTGGATTTTATGTTTTTGAATCCTGAAGATGAAAGTAACTACCAGCTCGTTTACACGAAATGGGAGTCAAAGGAAGCTTATGAGGCATGGTTAAATAGTGACCAGTTCAAAGCGGCTCATAAAAAACGCCGTGCTGAGAGTAAAGAGGATACGGCTTCAGGTAACCAGCTTTATACATATGAAGCCGTTCATCATCTGTAA
- a CDS encoding DUF4245 domain-containing protein produces MTFNQAVRELPFPVLLPDDLPEGWEIAETVYDEELLVVSYDTGDGGRIELVQDQNIQGLELYTLRNYIISGSTSQDLIESGITIQEFSDFIGELISFDEPVPTIQYTFVKKKNLFGSLENIPVYQVIGKEATLGDIRKFTERLEAVPQ; encoded by the coding sequence ATGACATTTAATCAGGCAGTCAGGGAACTCCCATTTCCGGTTTTGCTCCCTGATGATCTTCCGGAAGGCTGGGAGATTGCAGAAACAGTTTACGATGAAGAACTTCTTGTAGTCAGTTATGATACAGGGGACGGGGGCAGGATTGAATTAGTGCAGGACCAAAACATCCAGGGACTGGAACTGTATACGCTAAGGAACTATATTATTTCCGGGAGCACAAGCCAGGACCTGATAGAAAGTGGTATAACCATTCAGGAATTTTCTGATTTTATTGGTGAACTCATTTCCTTTGACGAACCAGTGCCAACGATACAGTATACTTTTGTAAAAAAGAAAAACCTCTTTGGTTCTCTGGAAAATATACCTGTGTATCAGGTGATTGGAAAAGAAGCTACCTTGGGGGATATCAGGAAATTCACTGAAAGGCTGGAGGCTGTTCCACAATGA
- the lepB gene encoding signal peptidase I, whose protein sequence is MKTIETSENKEHAQKSVWKRELWSWVKTIAVVVLIVLFVRSYLFTNYIVYGQSMMPTIQDGERIIVNKIGYDINGGPERFDLVIFHADEETDYIKRIIGLPGDHIAYEDDVLYVNGEPYEEPFLDGYKEEYGKVPFTEDFTLEELTNEEVVPEGQVFVLGDNRRNSLDSRQIGFIDKETLVGKANLSYWPPDNFRVFQ, encoded by the coding sequence ATGAAAACAATAGAAACCAGTGAAAATAAGGAGCACGCACAAAAGTCAGTCTGGAAGCGGGAGCTGTGGAGCTGGGTAAAAACAATAGCTGTTGTCGTTTTGATTGTACTATTTGTAAGATCATATTTATTTACTAATTATATAGTTTACGGGCAGTCGATGATGCCGACGATCCAGGACGGAGAACGGATAATCGTTAACAAGATTGGCTACGACATAAACGGCGGCCCTGAGCGGTTTGACCTTGTAATCTTTCATGCAGATGAGGAGACGGATTATATAAAACGGATTATCGGGCTGCCAGGAGACCATATTGCATATGAGGATGATGTATTGTACGTAAATGGGGAGCCATATGAAGAACCTTTCCTTGACGGTTATAAAGAGGAATATGGAAAAGTACCGTTTACAGAAGATTTTACGCTTGAGGAACTGACAAATGAAGAGGTCGTTCCTGAAGGACAAGTCTTTGTACTGGGCGACAACCGAAGGAACAGCCTGGACAGCCGCCAAATTGGTTTTATAGATAAGGAAACCCTTGTTGGAAAAGCTAATTTATCGTACTGGCCGCCAGACAATTTCCGTGTTTTCCAGTAG
- a CDS encoding PrkA family serine protein kinase codes for MDILNKIQQHREEEEGLKWEGTFADYLEILRERPEVAQTAHARIYNMIKDAGVEEKGGKKRYRFFEDQIFGLEDSLERLVEEYFHSAARRLDVKKRILLLMGPVSGGKSTIVTMLKRGLEKYSRTDQGAVYAIKGCPMHEDPLHLIPQHLRDDFYQEYGVRVEGNLSPLNMMRLEQEYGGRIEDVLVERIVLSEDRRVGVGTFSPSDPKSQDIADLTGSIDFSTIAEYGSESDPRAYRFDGELNKANRGLMEFQEMLKCDEKFLWHLLSLTQEGNFKAGRFALISADEMIVAHTNEAEYKSFIANKKNEALHSRIIVMPIPYNLKVSEEERIYEKMIKESDIGDVHIAPHALKIAAIFTVLTRLKESKKNGVDALKKLKLYDGQSVEGFNAQDVEELKKEFSDEGMDGIDPRYVINRISSAIIRKDLSAINALDVLRSIKDGLGQHASISKEDKERYLNFISTARKEYDEIAKKEVQKAFVYSYEESAKTLMDNYLDNVEAYCNKNKLRDPLTGEEMNPDEKLMRSIEEQIGISENAKKAFREEILIRISAYARKGKKFDYNSHERLREAIQKKLFADLKDVVKITTSTKIPDENQLKKINNVIERLINEHGYNSVSANDLLRYVGSLLNR; via the coding sequence ATGGATATATTAAATAAAATTCAACAGCACCGGGAAGAAGAGGAAGGCCTGAAATGGGAAGGGACATTCGCTGACTATCTGGAAATTTTGCGTGAGCGGCCGGAAGTTGCCCAGACTGCCCATGCAAGGATTTATAACATGATTAAAGATGCAGGTGTAGAAGAAAAGGGCGGCAAGAAACGGTATCGCTTTTTTGAAGATCAGATTTTTGGCCTGGAAGATTCGCTGGAAAGACTTGTAGAGGAATATTTCCATTCCGCGGCGAGACGTTTAGATGTCAAAAAGAGGATCTTACTGTTAATGGGGCCGGTGAGCGGCGGTAAGTCAACGATTGTTACTATGCTTAAGCGTGGGCTGGAGAAGTACTCCCGGACAGATCAGGGAGCGGTTTATGCGATTAAAGGCTGCCCTATGCATGAGGATCCCCTTCATCTTATCCCCCAGCATTTACGGGATGACTTTTATCAGGAATATGGTGTAAGGGTCGAAGGGAATTTATCACCTCTTAATATGATGAGGCTTGAACAGGAATACGGCGGCAGAATAGAAGATGTGCTTGTGGAAAGAATTGTGTTATCAGAAGACAGGCGTGTAGGGGTTGGTACTTTCAGCCCGTCAGACCCTAAATCACAGGATATTGCTGATCTTACCGGAAGCATCGACTTTTCTACTATTGCGGAGTACGGATCGGAATCGGACCCGAGGGCGTACCGGTTTGACGGAGAGCTTAACAAAGCAAACAGAGGTCTCATGGAATTCCAGGAAATGCTTAAATGTGATGAAAAGTTTCTCTGGCATCTTCTCTCCCTGACCCAGGAAGGTAATTTTAAAGCTGGAAGGTTCGCCTTAATTTCAGCTGATGAAATGATCGTGGCGCATACTAACGAAGCGGAATATAAATCATTTATTGCCAACAAGAAAAATGAAGCCCTCCATTCCCGTATTATCGTAATGCCAATTCCTTATAATTTAAAAGTAAGTGAAGAGGAACGTATCTATGAGAAAATGATTAAGGAAAGTGATATTGGAGACGTCCATATTGCCCCGCATGCCCTGAAAATCGCTGCTATTTTTACCGTGCTTACGAGACTCAAGGAATCAAAGAAAAATGGTGTGGACGCACTGAAGAAATTAAAGCTTTACGATGGGCAGAGTGTGGAAGGTTTTAACGCCCAGGACGTTGAGGAGCTCAAAAAAGAGTTCTCAGATGAAGGAATGGACGGTATAGACCCAAGATATGTAATCAACAGAATTTCATCAGCAATCATCAGAAAAGACCTTTCTGCAATTAATGCTCTTGATGTTCTGCGGTCCATTAAGGACGGGCTTGGCCAGCATGCATCCATTTCCAAGGAAGATAAAGAACGCTATCTTAACTTCATTTCCACAGCACGGAAAGAGTATGATGAAATTGCTAAAAAAGAAGTGCAGAAGGCATTTGTTTATTCCTATGAAGAGTCGGCGAAAACGCTTATGGATAACTACCTTGATAATGTTGAAGCTTACTGTAACAAAAATAAACTGAGAGACCCTCTTACTGGAGAAGAGATGAATCCGGATGAAAAGCTTATGCGTTCCATTGAGGAACAAATAGGCATTTCCGAGAATGCGAAAAAAGCATTCCGGGAAGAAATTCTGATTCGTATCTCCGCCTACGCGAGAAAAGGGAAGAAATTTGATTATAATTCACATGAGCGCCTCCGTGAGGCAATCCAGAAAAAGCTGTTTGCCGATCTAAAAGATGTGGTAAAGATTACTACATCAACAAAAATACCGGATGAGAATCAGCTGAAGAAGATTAATAATGTTATAGAAAGACTCATCAATGAACACGGGTATAATTCTGTTTCCGCAAACGACCTGCTTCGGTACGTAGGCAGTTTGCTGAACCGGTAG
- a CDS encoding DUF5366 family protein: protein MQNTYLTSHFPLISLILFSLSLAVYSERLLVGYLTEIGLYSGMIEFFSEQGIHLTLLFLLWLFFFMVFSALKLIADTVNELSLLFFSQDAEGTDLKSLRGGSWIFLAGGILSVVTVFYPILFAAIFILSCFTYFVFFVYKVSNSLTTPGLAGLVFFHIFFWFSFGLAVIYALLKVYNSIIASLPI from the coding sequence ATGCAAAATACATATTTAACGAGCCATTTTCCGCTCATTTCGTTAATCTTGTTCAGTCTCTCACTGGCGGTATATTCTGAAAGACTGTTAGTAGGATATTTGACTGAAATTGGTTTGTACAGCGGTATGATTGAGTTTTTTTCTGAGCAGGGGATTCATCTTACATTGCTTTTTTTACTCTGGTTGTTCTTTTTTATGGTTTTTTCCGCATTAAAGTTGATTGCGGATACAGTTAATGAGCTTTCCCTTTTATTCTTTTCCCAGGATGCAGAAGGGACAGACCTGAAAAGTCTTCGGGGAGGAAGCTGGATATTCCTGGCTGGGGGGATCCTTTCCGTTGTTACTGTATTTTACCCAATCTTATTTGCGGCGATATTTATTTTGTCCTGTTTTACTTATTTTGTGTTCTTTGTTTATAAAGTAAGCAATTCACTGACAACCCCCGGGCTTGCCGGTCTGGTGTTTTTTCATATATTTTTCTGGTTTTCCTTCGGGCTGGCTGTGATTTATGCACTCTTAAAAGTATATAACAGTATTATCGCCAGTCTTCCTATATGA
- a CDS encoding acyl-CoA thioester hydrolase/BAAT C-terminal domain-containing protein, whose product MRCFLYPDIGLIDEQLSLHAEGFLPDEPVNIKVSMNHAKNSVWSANMCTFADSSGKVIIGEKKGDVNELTRLLWKLSPEVDTDASSAPAYSSNTTQLYFKITGKSSGTSFNREVIRLAREDNLLHEKYEGDGIYGEFFCPEGETNLPCLIVLGQPDESLPPQLIAAMLASHGWGALSLTLNEENGKRQGSAIRIETLHRAVDWLETHRYSDASSIFIYGSSHSGTLALFTAAKNHKVKGVIAVNPSSHIFQKPEQVLGNNSPVIVQGEPVPYAGFSFGDKCKRYFSLITGRESDWEQLYFRALEKNKKTGGTAAAIPAENINGPLLLISSKNDNYWPSFQMSQEMTERLAQHSFKFPSKHISLECSGHQLVLPFLPYKYFMEAPWGADGSGVMETCSEGEKAWRAILHFLNKYCPPAPSKQTASFPLEKEHAR is encoded by the coding sequence ATGAGATGCTTCCTTTACCCGGATATCGGCCTGATCGATGAGCAGTTGAGCCTTCATGCCGAAGGTTTTCTCCCTGATGAACCAGTAAATATAAAAGTTTCCATGAATCATGCAAAAAACAGTGTCTGGTCAGCCAATATGTGTACTTTCGCGGACAGCAGCGGAAAAGTTATTATAGGAGAAAAAAAGGGTGATGTAAACGAATTGACACGCCTGCTTTGGAAACTTAGTCCAGAAGTTGATACAGATGCTTCTTCTGCACCTGCTTACAGTTCAAACACAACACAGCTTTATTTTAAAATAACAGGTAAATCCAGCGGAACTTCTTTTAATAGGGAAGTTATACGGCTTGCGAGAGAGGACAATCTGTTACATGAAAAATATGAAGGGGATGGGATTTACGGGGAATTTTTTTGCCCGGAAGGAGAAACAAACCTTCCTTGCCTGATCGTCCTTGGCCAGCCTGATGAATCACTGCCGCCACAATTAATCGCGGCTATGCTGGCTTCCCACGGGTGGGGGGCACTAAGTCTTACCTTGAATGAGGAAAATGGGAAGAGGCAAGGGTCTGCTATTCGGATTGAAACTCTGCACAGAGCTGTCGACTGGCTCGAAACACACCGTTATTCTGACGCCAGCAGTATATTTATTTATGGTTCTTCCCATAGCGGAACTCTGGCTCTTTTTACCGCTGCAAAAAATCACAAAGTTAAAGGCGTCATTGCTGTAAATCCATCCAGCCATATTTTTCAGAAGCCGGAACAAGTTCTGGGCAATAACTCTCCAGTAATAGTACAGGGAGAGCCAGTACCCTATGCCGGATTCTCCTTTGGCGATAAATGTAAAAGATACTTCAGCCTGATTACAGGCCGTGAATCGGATTGGGAGCAGCTTTATTTCCGTGCTCTTGAAAAAAATAAAAAAACCGGCGGAACAGCCGCTGCTATTCCTGCAGAAAATATAAATGGTCCACTGTTGCTGATCAGCAGCAAAAATGATAATTACTGGCCTTCTTTTCAAATGAGCCAGGAAATGACCGAACGCCTGGCACAGCATTCATTTAAGTTTCCATCAAAACATATTTCCCTGGAATGCTCCGGCCATCAGCTTGTCCTGCCATTTCTTCCTTATAAATACTTTATGGAAGCTCCTTGGGGAGCAGATGGGTCCGGAGTAATGGAGACTTGCTCAGAAGGTGAAAAAGCATGGAGGGCAATCCTGCATTTCCTGAATAAATATTGTCCACCTGCGCCCTCAAAGCAAACAGCATCTTTCCCCCTTGAAAAGGAACACGCCAGATAA
- the trmL gene encoding tRNA (uridine(34)/cytosine(34)/5-carboxymethylaminomethyluridine(34)-2'-O)-methyltransferase TrmL has translation MGLHIVLHEPEIPANTGNIARTCAGTNTSLHLIHPLGFSTDDRMLKRAGCDYWPNVNISHYDNINELFDKFPQGEFFFIETIGEKYYHEFDYSMTEKDYFFVFGKETKGLPAELTEANKDRCFRIPQTDKIRSLNLSNTAAIIVYEALRQQQFGDLT, from the coding sequence GTGGGATTGCATATTGTACTACATGAACCTGAAATACCTGCTAATACAGGAAATATAGCAAGAACTTGCGCCGGCACCAATACTTCTCTCCATTTAATACATCCGCTGGGGTTTTCGACTGATGATCGTATGCTTAAACGAGCCGGTTGTGATTACTGGCCTAATGTAAATATCAGCCATTATGACAATATTAATGAACTTTTTGATAAGTTTCCCCAAGGTGAATTCTTCTTTATAGAGACGATAGGGGAAAAATACTACCACGAATTTGATTACAGTATGACTGAAAAAGATTACTTTTTTGTATTTGGAAAGGAAACGAAGGGTCTTCCTGCTGAGCTGACGGAGGCGAACAAGGACAGATGCTTCCGTATACCTCAGACAGATAAAATCAGGTCGTTAAATTTATCAAATACTGCTGCTATTATTGTTTATGAAGCATTAAGGCAGCAGCAGTTCGGTGATTTAACTTGA